A genomic window from Daphnia carinata strain CSIRO-1 chromosome 9, CSIRO_AGI_Dcar_HiC_V3, whole genome shotgun sequence includes:
- the LOC130688847 gene encoding uncharacterized protein LOC130688847 produces the protein MKLVTVYVLSLVCFVIIAAAPDDTDDEEMVKFKEFKKRNKKKYNGALERVHFKRWKKRRAAIRRHNNGTSSGRRSSFRMADNLFADQSEEEWETYLLGVTVPEEFIVNEEEESEQVETTTVDSETEGNLVDEIIEADDRQTAPSLDLRNNPCMPPVKFQSPCGGCWAFIATTAVEYQTCMSRTNRTPLVLSEQQLIDCSGSYGTKGCNGGFYSQAWDYIMATGGLATNVTYPYMAAAGTCQFVKGVTPTAGRVSRYAYLAKNETTMLNALQRGPVAVSIVANTKFILYSSGIFDDETCKSGTLNHGVVLVGYGRANGTDYWIVRNSWGTSWGQNGYILMKRNVNMCRLAEYAFLATI, from the exons ATGAAGTTGGTAACAGTTTACGTTCTATCACTGGTCTGCTTCGTGATCATCGCTGCTGCTCCGGACGACACGGACGATGAAGAGATGGTCAAATTCAAAGAATTCAAG AAgcggaacaagaaaaagtaCAACGGGGCGTTGGAGAGGGTGCACTTCAAAcgctggaagaagaggagggcTGCCATCCGGCGGCATAACAATGGCACCTCATCCGGTCGGAGGAGCTCATTCCGTATGGCTGACAATTTATTCGCAGACCAA AGCGAGGAGGAATGGGAGACGTATCTTTTAGGAGTTACGGTACCGGAAGAATTCATCGTCaatgaagaggaagagagTGAGCAAGTTGAAACGACGACTGTAGACTCTGAAACCGAAGGCAATCTAGTGGACGAGATCATCGAGGCGGACGATCGTCAGACTGCCCCTTCC CTTGATTTGCGCAATAATCCGTGCATGCCGCCCGTCAAATTCCAGTCCCCGTGCGGCGGATGCTGGGCTTTTATCGCCACGACGGCCGTCGAATATCAGACTTGCATGAGCAGGACAAACCGAACTCCTTTAGTGCTGAG TGAACAACAGCTGATCGACTGCAGCGGAAGCTACGGCACCAAAGGATGTAACGGTGGCTTTTACTCGCAG GCGTGGGACTATATCATGGCCACAG GTGGACTTGCAACGAACGTCACATATCCTTACATGGCAGCG GCTGGCACATGTCAGTTTGTGAAAGGAGTCACGCCAACGGCAGGCAGGGTGTCCAGGTACGCGTACCtggccaaaaacgaaacaaccATGTTGAACGCGTTGCAAAGAGGTCCCGTCGCAGTCTCCATCGTAGCCAATACGAAATTCATCCTCTACAG TTCAGGCATTTTCGACGACGAGACGTGCAAGAGCGGGACGCTCAATCACGGCGTCGTCCTCGTGGGTTACGGAAGGGCTAACGGCACTGACTACTGGATCGTGCGCAATTCGTGGGGAACATCTTGGGGTCAAAACGGTTACATACTCATGAAACGCAACGTCAATATGTGTCGATTGGCCGAATACGCATTTCTCGCTACCATCTAA
- the LOC130688471 gene encoding uncharacterized protein LOC130688471 — protein sequence MNLLTLLVCSSLVITTALAATDEDGDVSMVMFTRFKKRYRKSYTKGAQCSYFRRWKNRKRLIYRHNRASALGETSFRLVDNQFADESDAEWKAKLLGLVIPSEFSAKKFGIRELTSIDLKKGVGERQIISSTITIPSSLDLRKHPCMPPVKSQSSCGACWAFIATTPVEFQSCLRNGNRTIVLSEQQLIDCSSSYGNYGCNGGFYTQAWDYILAVGGQTANATYPYKAVAGTCQFKPGVTRVDGRLSRYFYLDSNERTILSALLQRGPIAVSIVANSKFILYSSGIFDDETCKDGTINHGVLLVGYGTANGTNYWIVRNSWGPAWGQNGYILMKRNVNMCRLAEYAFLALL from the exons ATGAACTTGTTGACGTTACTTGTCTGTTCATCTCTTGTTATCACGACTGCCCTTGCTGCTACGGATGAAGATGGCGACGTCAGCATGGTTATGTTCACCAGGTTCAAG AAACGATACAGGAAGAGCTACACCAAAGGAGCTCAGTGTTCGTACTTTAGACGCTGGAAAAACAGGAAACGATTGATTTACAGGCACAACAGGGCAAGTGCACTTGGCGAGACTTCCTTCCGTTTGGTGGACAATCAGTTCGCCGATGAA aGTGACGCCGAGTGGAAAGCAAAACTGTTGGGTCTCGTCATACCTAGTGAATTCAGCGCCAAGAAATTCGGAATCAGAGAATTAACATCGATCGATTTGAAGAAGGGCGTTGGTGAACGTCAAATCATCTCGTCTACCATCACCATCCCATCATCG CTTGATTTACGCAAACATCCGTGCATGCCACCGGTTAAGAGTCAATCTTCTTGCGGTGCGTGTTGGGCGTTTATTGCCACAACGCCAGTCGAATTTCAATCGTGTTTGAGAAACGGCAATAGAACAATAGTGTTGAG TGAACAACAGCTGATTGATTGTAGCAGTTCTTATGGCAATTACGGGTGCAACGGTGGCTTCTACACACAGGCTTGGGACTACATCTTGGCTGTTG GTGGACAAACGGCTAATGCCACTTATCCTTACAAGGCAGTG GCTGGAACGTGCCAGTTCAAACCGGGCGTTACGCGAGTGGACGGCAGATTGTCCAGGTACTTTTATCTGGACAGTAACGAGCGAACAATTCTCTCTGCTCTACTGCAGAGAGGtcccatcgccgtctccattgTGGCCAATTCGAAATTCATCCTCTACAG CTCTGGCATTTTTGACGACGAGACGTGCAAGGATGGAACGATCAATCATGGCGTCCTGCTCGTCGGTTATGGCACGGCCAACGGCACCAACTATTGGATCGTTCGCAATTCATGGGGTCCGGCATGGGGCCAAAATGGTTACATCTTAATGAAGCGCAACGTCAACATGTGCCGTTTAGCCGAGTACGCATTTCTCGCCTTACtctaa